Proteins from a genomic interval of Borrelia puertoricensis:
- a CDS encoding DUF764 family protein encodes MHIIKILNDFKEYAHAKSENICKVINTYNHPYLLSNITTSEPNIIAFKFTSEDGLLAHNSHYGTFYDNICEFNINFQIFIISLVINSNDYDAYNRMLTLYSLLKEFLHNRVNKYTVKDAHEPDYIKHLNIYIRPTSNMQNTGLITLGTKCSNTAYSSSASFKAGIQIFERKE; translated from the coding sequence ATGCATATAATTAAAATACTAAATGACTTTAAAGAATATGCTCATGCTAAAAGTGAAAACATATGTAAGGTTATTAATACATATAATCATCCATATCTACTCTCTAATATAACTACGAGCGAACCTAATATTATTGCATTTAAATTTACATCTGAAGATGGCTTACTTGCTCACAACTCTCATTATGGTACTTTTTATGATAATATTTGTGAGTTTAATATTAACTTCCAAATATTTATTATCTCTCTTGTAATAAATTCAAATGACTATGATGCTTACAATAGAATGTTGACTTTATATAGTTTGCTTAAAGAATTTTTACATAACAGAGTAAATAAATACACAGTTAAGGACGCTCATGAACCTGACTACATAAAACATCTCAATATATATATACGTCCAACATCTAATATGCAAAATACAGGTCTCATTACTTTGGGAACAAAATGTAGTAACACTGCTTATAGCTCATCAGCTAGTTTTAAAGCTGGAATCCAAATATTTGAAAGGAAGGAGTAA